The following coding sequences are from one uncultured Desulfobacter sp. window:
- a CDS encoding recombinase family protein: MLIGYARVSSEDQNLELQTDALEKAGCVKIFSDKISGMGKKRPGLENALSHLRTGDTFVIWKLDRLGRNLRELISMVGKFDSEGIHFQSITDGINTTTPAGRFFFHVMASLAEMERELLIERTKAGLAAAKKRGRVGGRKRLMTPSKVEAAKKLLSEGMPPKEVANNLGVSIPTLYRWCPASGNMENST; this comes from the coding sequence ATGTTGATCGGTTATGCTCGTGTTTCTTCAGAAGATCAAAATTTAGAATTGCAGACCGATGCTTTGGAAAAAGCAGGATGTGTTAAGATTTTTTCAGATAAAATATCAGGGATGGGAAAAAAGAGACCGGGATTGGAGAATGCCCTCTCACATCTACGCACCGGAGATACATTTGTGATATGGAAACTCGACAGGTTGGGACGCAATTTAAGAGAATTGATAAGCATGGTCGGAAAATTTGATTCTGAAGGTATTCATTTCCAAAGCATCACCGACGGCATTAATACAACAACACCCGCAGGTAGGTTCTTTTTTCATGTCATGGCCTCACTCGCTGAAATGGAACGGGAACTCCTTATTGAAAGGACGAAAGCAGGATTAGCTGCTGCCAAAAAACGCGGTCGAGTAGGCGGCAGAAAACGCCTTATGACGCCAAGCAAAGTTGAAGCCGCCAAAAAGCTTCTGTCTGAAGGTATGCCTCCAAAGGAAGTTGCAAACAACCTGGGTGTTTCAATTCCCACGCTTTATCGATGGTGCCCAGCCTCAGGAAATATGGAGAACTCCACTTAA